In the Variovorax sp. S12S4 genome, one interval contains:
- a CDS encoding DUF3396 domain-containing protein: MTAYDYIAIDLADGNANVLLRDGIVATFFLSDAHAAHAALVKYAMQTFAARFMSGGAVYYPDDDVFGEAKPEELGALLEARVVLPAQAPRFALLDSALDAPRFSAAYCGMDREHLAQFGWPHAACGLRFTFSLEAMDENGLFDLCEFAVRCARALPIASGYVAPAFIWREGIDENVAMNAVARLCRRYRCLDIPALMVDCFENGMGVKGAYWCNFFGPSAIALAGGEARLLAALAGTDAQVERLAEERLQVTLGSLPIAGDVNRREDLSLYRWVFSLLEAAVYPRTVPYIEFDEESMQAWIGRFSGAAP, encoded by the coding sequence ATGACAGCCTACGACTACATCGCGATCGATCTTGCCGACGGGAATGCCAACGTGCTGTTGCGCGATGGCATCGTGGCAACCTTTTTTCTGAGCGACGCGCACGCGGCGCACGCCGCTCTCGTCAAGTACGCCATGCAGACCTTTGCTGCGCGCTTCATGTCGGGAGGAGCGGTCTACTATCCGGATGACGATGTCTTCGGCGAAGCGAAGCCCGAAGAACTCGGCGCGCTGCTCGAGGCGCGCGTTGTGCTCCCTGCGCAAGCTCCCAGGTTCGCGCTTCTCGACAGTGCGCTAGACGCGCCACGCTTCTCAGCCGCCTATTGCGGCATGGACCGCGAGCACCTTGCGCAGTTCGGCTGGCCGCATGCAGCGTGCGGGCTGCGTTTCACCTTCTCGCTGGAAGCCATGGACGAGAACGGCCTCTTCGACCTTTGCGAATTCGCCGTCCGGTGTGCGCGTGCCTTGCCGATCGCCAGCGGGTATGTGGCGCCCGCCTTCATATGGCGGGAAGGCATCGACGAGAACGTTGCAATGAATGCCGTGGCGCGCTTGTGCAGGCGCTATCGCTGCCTGGATATTCCGGCGCTGATGGTGGACTGTTTCGAGAACGGTATGGGTGTTAAAGGGGCCTATTGGTGCAATTTTTTTGGGCCGTCGGCCATCGCACTTGCCGGCGGCGAGGCACGGCTGCTCGCGGCCCTGGCCGGCACCGATGCACAGGTAGAGCGACTGGCCGAGGAACGGCTGCAAGTGACCCTTGGCTCGTTGCCGATCGCCGGGGACGTGAACCGCCGTGAGGACCTCAGCTTGTACCGGTGGGTCTTCAGTCTTCTTGAAGCCGCGGTCTATCCGCGCACCGTGCCATACATAGAGTTCGACGAAGAGTCGATGCAGGCCTGGATAGGCCGTTTTTCCGGGGCTGCACCGTGA
- the tssA gene encoding type VI secretion system protein TssA — MLTNELVEALLTPIGEASPCGDDLEYDAAFTALAAASERKPEQQFGDTVIPAVEPEWRDVAEQADAILRRSKDVRAAVLLLRAATRLQGVPGFNAGLQLLTGLFDRFWDGIHPTLDADDDNDPTMRLNALAPLWDENMVLRDLYDAQVGMAPGVGQIRVRDIAIAHGALNAVGGEATYSMSQIQGGLEALQAHQPERLQAAMEVPALVEKLQALLLDRTGRSDAINLGALRTIGRVLAKACGAASGAADAGGASAADEGSAQQDAGAGAARPAAMRGEIQSRQDALQMLDRVIRYLEQAEPGNPAPLLIDRAKKLIGVSFLEIMANLAPNAMDTIENVTGKRPSE; from the coding sequence ATGCTGACCAACGAACTTGTCGAAGCCCTGCTCACGCCCATCGGCGAGGCATCGCCATGCGGCGACGATCTGGAGTACGACGCGGCCTTTACCGCGCTGGCCGCGGCTTCAGAGCGCAAGCCAGAGCAGCAGTTCGGCGACACCGTCATCCCAGCCGTGGAGCCGGAGTGGCGCGATGTGGCCGAGCAGGCCGATGCCATCCTGCGCCGCAGCAAGGACGTGCGTGCCGCGGTGCTGCTCTTGCGCGCGGCCACGCGGCTGCAAGGCGTGCCCGGCTTCAATGCGGGCCTTCAATTGCTGACAGGCCTGTTCGACCGGTTCTGGGACGGCATACATCCAACGCTCGATGCCGACGACGACAACGACCCCACCATGCGGCTCAATGCGCTGGCACCGCTGTGGGACGAGAACATGGTGCTGCGCGATCTGTACGACGCGCAGGTGGGCATGGCGCCTGGCGTGGGGCAGATCCGCGTGCGCGACATCGCCATTGCGCATGGCGCGCTGAACGCCGTGGGCGGCGAGGCCACCTATTCGATGTCGCAGATCCAGGGCGGCCTCGAGGCGCTCCAGGCGCACCAGCCCGAGCGGCTGCAGGCCGCGATGGAAGTGCCTGCGCTGGTCGAGAAGCTGCAAGCGCTGCTGCTCGATCGCACCGGCCGCTCCGACGCCATCAACCTCGGCGCATTGCGCACCATCGGCCGCGTGCTGGCCAAGGCCTGCGGGGCCGCCTCCGGCGCGGCAGACGCGGGCGGCGCGTCTGCCGCGGACGAAGGCTCCGCGCAACAAGATGCGGGCGCCGGTGCCGCTCGCCCCGCAGCCATGCGCGGCGAGATCCAGAGCCGCCAGGATGCGCTGCAGATGCTCGACCGCGTGATCCGCTACCTGGAGCAAGCAGAGCCCGGCAATCCCGCGCCCCTCCTGATCGATCGCGCCAAGAAGCTCATCGGCGTGAGCTTCCTCGAGATCATGGCCAACCTCGCGCCCAACGCGATGGACACCATCGAAAACGTGACGGGCAAGCGCCCGTCCGAATAG
- the tssJ gene encoding type VI secretion system lipoprotein TssJ yields MRTLGTRHSSYGRSLAAVSRRLALASGLVLTGVLLAGCAPKPVVTTVSITLVAGADANPDARGRASPLTVRVYALKSPGPFEGADFFSLFEKDQATLGAELVQREEMLLRPGETRKLDLTLPPDAKAIGVMAAFRDLDRARWREVRPVQTGKAQAMTVTFGARQIRVESK; encoded by the coding sequence ATGCGCACGCTGGGTACACGCCATTCGTCCTATGGACGCTCTCTCGCTGCGGTCTCGCGGCGCCTTGCACTGGCCTCCGGGCTGGTGTTGACGGGTGTGCTGCTCGCAGGCTGCGCACCCAAGCCCGTGGTCACGACGGTGTCGATCACGCTGGTTGCGGGTGCCGATGCCAACCCCGATGCGCGCGGCCGTGCTTCGCCGCTCACGGTGCGCGTGTATGCGTTGAAGTCGCCCGGCCCGTTCGAAGGCGCCGACTTCTTCTCGCTGTTCGAGAAAGACCAGGCCACGTTGGGCGCAGAGCTCGTGCAGCGCGAAGAGATGCTGCTGCGCCCCGGCGAGACCCGCAAGCTCGATCTCACCCTCCCGCCCGATGCCAAGGCCATCGGCGTGATGGCAGCGTTCCGTGACCTGGACCGTGCGCGCTGGCGCGAAGTGCGCCCGGTGCAAACCGGCAAGGCCCAGGCCATGACGGTGACCTTCGGCGCGCGCCAGATCCGCGTCGAGAGCAAGTAG
- the tagH gene encoding type VI secretion system-associated FHA domain protein TagH, with amino-acid sequence MIHIAVITRQGAPAGQAIAADFGPNGGTIGRADTNTLVLDDPDRTVSRVHAQVLCRDGQYFVIDRGSNPMQCNGVPLGSGKEAPLTDGTQLVVGSFELRVRAMAGAAAPSLAVPNTVMKAPVPASAAAASSDDPFADLLAGLAPPAAPAAAARASPPAAAESADSLLFADPMQNGSRNAQAAQIDPFANLLGPEASSAPAGGLGALDDFSDLGAPPASGKAAGIDELFGGMGGGGGIGGDPLSLSPLADPLLQPNTASDADPLAALQRAAPATPVPRADHLPIDQFGFTPPKAIDAPRPQLPQFDDITGQPIRISGPEVSAGGPAEPPGMPAPPPPPPAPRPQSVQPQPQPMPAPVAKAAPALQRTASDDELLAAFLRGLGSTHQAPEMLTPGLMERIGTILRSATEGTLQLLLTRQEFKREVRAEVTMIASQANNPLKFSPTADVALAHLLGPGVRGFMPPEAAMRDAFNDLRAHQFGVMVGMRAALAHVIARFEPDELEKKISAKSALDALFSANRKAKLWDQFVALYGGIASEAEDDFHNLFGKAFLEAYEEQMARLKSDA; translated from the coding sequence ATGATTCATATCGCTGTCATCACCCGGCAAGGCGCCCCGGCGGGGCAGGCCATTGCCGCCGATTTCGGCCCCAACGGGGGCACCATCGGACGTGCGGACACCAACACGCTGGTGCTCGACGATCCGGACCGCACGGTGTCGCGCGTGCATGCGCAGGTGCTGTGCCGCGACGGCCAGTATTTCGTGATCGACCGGGGCAGCAATCCGATGCAGTGCAACGGCGTGCCGCTCGGGTCGGGCAAGGAAGCGCCGCTGACCGACGGCACGCAGCTTGTGGTGGGCAGCTTCGAGTTGCGTGTGCGTGCAATGGCCGGCGCGGCTGCGCCTTCGCTGGCCGTGCCCAACACGGTGATGAAAGCGCCCGTGCCCGCGTCGGCGGCAGCGGCATCGAGCGACGATCCTTTTGCCGACCTGCTGGCGGGCCTTGCACCGCCGGCGGCACCGGCCGCTGCGGCCAGGGCATCGCCGCCCGCGGCTGCGGAGTCCGCGGATTCGTTGTTGTTTGCCGACCCGATGCAGAACGGATCGCGCAATGCCCAAGCCGCGCAGATCGACCCGTTCGCCAATCTGCTGGGACCTGAGGCTTCTTCGGCGCCCGCAGGCGGACTCGGCGCGCTCGACGACTTTTCCGACCTGGGCGCCCCGCCCGCGAGCGGCAAGGCCGCAGGCATCGACGAGCTGTTCGGCGGCATGGGCGGTGGAGGTGGCATCGGCGGCGATCCGCTCTCGCTGTCGCCGTTGGCGGACCCGCTGCTGCAACCCAACACGGCGTCCGATGCCGATCCGCTGGCGGCGCTGCAGCGTGCCGCGCCGGCCACGCCGGTACCGCGCGCCGACCATTTGCCCATCGATCAGTTCGGCTTCACCCCGCCGAAGGCGATCGATGCGCCGCGGCCGCAGCTGCCGCAGTTCGACGACATCACGGGCCAGCCGATCCGCATCAGCGGGCCGGAGGTTTCTGCGGGCGGACCGGCCGAACCGCCCGGGATGCCGGCGCCGCCCCCGCCACCTCCGGCGCCTCGGCCGCAATCGGTGCAACCACAGCCGCAGCCCATGCCGGCGCCGGTCGCCAAGGCGGCACCCGCATTGCAGCGCACCGCTTCCGACGACGAGCTGCTCGCCGCCTTCCTGCGAGGCCTCGGCAGCACGCACCAGGCGCCCGAGATGCTCACGCCGGGTCTGATGGAGCGCATCGGCACCATTCTTCGCAGCGCCACCGAGGGCACGCTGCAACTGCTGCTCACGCGCCAGGAGTTCAAGCGCGAGGTACGCGCCGAGGTCACGATGATCGCGTCGCAGGCCAACAACCCGCTCAAGTTTTCGCCCACCGCCGACGTTGCACTGGCTCACCTGCTGGGCCCGGGTGTGCGCGGCTTCATGCCGCCGGAGGCGGCCATGCGGGATGCCTTCAACGATCTGCGTGCGCACCAGTTCGGCGTGATGGTGGGCATGCGCGCGGCGCTGGCGCATGTCATTGCGCGCTTCGAACCCGACGAGCTCGAGAAGAAGATCAGCGCAAAGTCGGCGCTCGACGCGCTGTTCAGCGCCAACCGCAAGGCCAAGCTCTGGGACCAGTTCGTGGCGCTGTATGGCGGCATCGCGAGCGAGGCCGAGGACGATTTCCACAACCTCTTCGGCAAGGCCTTTCTCGAGGCCTACGAAGAACAGATGGCGCGCCTTAAGTCCGACGCCTGA
- a CDS encoding Hcp family type VI secretion system effector: MSSDFHIKLDGVKGESSHKDHKDEIEISSWTWNVSNASGAGSGGGSGKGKATPGEFHFTHTYDKASPVLAKNCVSGKHFKDMVLTCRKAGEGQQEYLKVTLKEVFIAMVGPGGAQGGDVQEQVSCSFKDIEFAYKAQDDKGAGGGEVKFGWNVATTETR, translated from the coding sequence ATGTCTTCTGACTTTCACATCAAGCTCGACGGCGTCAAGGGCGAGTCGTCCCACAAGGACCACAAGGACGAGATCGAGATCTCGTCGTGGACCTGGAACGTGAGCAACGCGTCGGGCGCAGGCTCCGGCGGCGGCTCGGGCAAGGGCAAGGCCACGCCGGGCGAGTTCCACTTCACGCACACCTACGACAAGGCTTCCCCGGTGCTGGCCAAGAACTGCGTGAGCGGCAAGCATTTCAAGGACATGGTGCTGACCTGCCGCAAGGCGGGCGAAGGCCAGCAGGAGTACCTGAAGGTCACGCTCAAGGAAGTCTTCATCGCCATGGTGGGCCCCGGCGGCGCGCAGGGCGGCGACGTGCAGGAACAGGTGTCGTGCTCGTTCAAGGACATCGAGTTCGCCTACAAGGCCCAGGACGACAAGGGCGCGGGCGGCGGCGAAGTCAAGTTCGGCTGGAACGTCGCAACCACCGAGACTCGCTGA
- a CDS encoding type VI secretion system protein, with translation MTAVLSPLHLFWLLLALCLVGFALLYGMVRDAGRGARRRALQRRIDALGPWAAEADEAAVPAIREAMSRARQALRQPPRPRDAPVPWFLFLGDAAADLPGLLAAAGAERLAPPDSEPFGEPYWRWWLTGSMAAIELHPAAVSDKANEPHTRGLWLQALLALAERRERLPLNGLAVCVAASELLRTDTASMKHLAARMRRLLDEAGDTLRLQLPVYLVVTGLERLTGYATLRGALPPEVLAQAVGHRLVEPLAANDMAAARLDALFDPMAQQLHALRMALLREQPGASGRLAIHEFIEAMRALQPALRQVADALFESHGRGSRGPRWRGLYFTAAASGAAGGAFTADLFGRFLPADQPLVRPGRPSNASTPP, from the coding sequence ATGACCGCCGTTCTTTCGCCCTTGCATCTCTTCTGGCTCCTGCTTGCGCTCTGCCTGGTGGGCTTCGCGCTGCTGTACGGGATGGTTCGCGATGCGGGCCGCGGTGCGCGCCGGCGTGCGCTGCAGCGGCGCATCGACGCGCTCGGCCCCTGGGCCGCCGAGGCCGACGAAGCCGCCGTCCCGGCCATCAGGGAAGCCATGTCGCGCGCCCGGCAGGCCCTTCGCCAGCCGCCGCGGCCACGCGACGCACCGGTGCCGTGGTTTCTCTTCCTGGGCGACGCGGCCGCCGACCTGCCGGGGCTGCTCGCGGCTGCGGGTGCCGAGCGCCTTGCGCCGCCGGACAGCGAGCCCTTCGGCGAACCCTACTGGCGCTGGTGGCTGACGGGTTCGATGGCCGCCATCGAACTACACCCGGCCGCTGTGAGCGACAAGGCCAACGAGCCGCACACGCGCGGCCTCTGGCTCCAGGCGCTGCTGGCGCTGGCCGAGCGGCGCGAGCGATTGCCGCTCAACGGCCTGGCGGTGTGCGTTGCAGCCAGCGAGTTGCTGCGCACGGACACCGCAAGCATGAAGCATCTGGCAGCCAGGATGCGGCGCCTGCTCGACGAGGCCGGCGACACCCTGCGCCTGCAGTTGCCCGTCTATCTTGTCGTGACCGGGCTCGAACGATTGACGGGCTATGCCACGCTGCGCGGCGCGTTGCCGCCCGAGGTGCTGGCGCAAGCCGTCGGCCACCGGCTGGTCGAGCCGCTCGCCGCCAACGACATGGCCGCCGCGCGGCTGGATGCCCTGTTCGACCCGATGGCGCAGCAACTGCATGCACTGCGCATGGCGCTGCTGCGAGAGCAGCCGGGTGCATCGGGCCGGCTCGCGATCCATGAGTTCATCGAGGCAATGCGTGCTCTGCAACCCGCACTTCGCCAGGTTGCCGATGCCTTGTTCGAGAGCCATGGCCGCGGTTCGCGCGGGCCGCGGTGGCGCGGCCTCTATTTCACGGCCGCCGCATCGGGCGCGGCCGGCGGCGCATTCACGGCCGACCTGTTCGGGCGCTTCCTGCCCGCCGATCAACCGCTCGTGCGGCCTGGGCGCCCGTCGAACGCGAGCACGCCGCCATGA
- a CDS encoding peptidoglycan-binding domain-containing protein, with protein MAFSTPLIGRSGALLTTYNIDWSAGRIGSNTREDVMLVQALFKIFYYELLGFNHDMGPPPGQTEVIAVDGYYGPVTQKHITHFQTQVIARGQKVLPDGIFDPFREPGSSSTISKTRYALDLLNNGCANCCKEQGIDNYTNLPNREDMPALLRNALKRVKKTASKYAYS; from the coding sequence ATGGCATTCAGCACCCCACTCATCGGCCGCAGCGGCGCGCTGCTCACCACCTACAACATCGACTGGTCGGCGGGCCGGATCGGTTCCAACACACGTGAAGACGTGATGCTGGTGCAGGCGCTGTTCAAGATCTTCTACTACGAGCTGCTCGGCTTCAACCACGACATGGGCCCGCCTCCGGGCCAGACCGAGGTGATTGCCGTGGACGGCTACTACGGGCCGGTCACGCAGAAGCACATCACGCACTTCCAGACGCAGGTGATCGCGCGCGGACAAAAAGTACTGCCGGACGGCATCTTCGATCCGTTCCGGGAGCCCGGCTCGTCCAGCACGATCAGCAAGACCCGCTACGCGCTCGACCTGCTCAACAACGGCTGCGCCAACTGCTGCAAGGAACAGGGGATCGACAACTACACCAACCTGCCCAACCGCGAGGACATGCCGGCGCTGCTGCGCAACGCCCTGAAGCGGGTGAAGAAGACGGCGAGCAAGTACGCCTACTCCTAG
- a CDS encoding PP2C family protein-serine/threonine phosphatase, whose product MEIEIVTLSRQGGRSYNEDVHGHWHDERYVACLVADGAGGHGGGDVAAATVRSSALGGFSAAPSLDQASLRALVEQANRDVVARQAEGGKLAGMRSTIVFAAIDLESEALAWVHSGDSRAYLFRGGAIVARTTDHSLVQQMVAGGMLDEEGARLHPQRNMLLSALGSIEEAPDIAVSDRMRLLPGDVLLLCSDGVWEPLGDECLIDTLHASRTPSQWTELIDAKVRANAKQGHDNYTALTLWVIGDEGDDVTRLLPENVAQADS is encoded by the coding sequence TTGGAAATCGAAATCGTCACGCTGTCCAGACAGGGCGGCCGCAGCTACAACGAGGACGTGCACGGCCACTGGCATGACGAGCGCTATGTCGCCTGCCTGGTGGCCGATGGCGCCGGCGGGCACGGCGGCGGCGACGTGGCGGCGGCCACGGTGCGCAGCAGCGCGCTGGGCGGCTTCTCGGCCGCGCCGAGCCTGGACCAGGCGAGCCTGCGCGCGCTGGTCGAACAGGCCAACCGCGACGTGGTGGCGCGCCAGGCGGAAGGCGGCAAGCTCGCGGGCATGCGCTCGACCATCGTATTTGCGGCCATCGACCTGGAGAGCGAGGCGCTCGCCTGGGTGCACAGCGGCGACAGCCGGGCCTACCTGTTTCGCGGCGGTGCCATCGTGGCGCGAACCACCGACCACAGCCTGGTGCAGCAGATGGTGGCCGGCGGCATGCTCGACGAAGAAGGCGCGCGCCTGCATCCGCAGCGCAACATGCTGCTGTCCGCGCTGGGGTCGATCGAAGAGGCGCCGGACATCGCGGTGTCCGACCGCATGCGGCTGCTGCCCGGCGACGTGCTGCTGCTGTGCAGCGACGGCGTGTGGGAGCCGCTGGGCGACGAGTGCCTGATCGACACGCTGCATGCCTCGCGCACACCCAGCCAGTGGACCGAGCTGATCGACGCGAAGGTGAGGGCCAATGCCAAGCAGGGCCACGACAACTACACGGCGCTCACGCTGTGGGTGATCGGGGACGAGGGCGACGATGTGACGCGGCTGCTGCCGGAGAACGTCGCGCAGGCCGATTCCTGA
- the tssB gene encoding type VI secretion system contractile sheath small subunit, producing MAKSSQKFIARNRAPRVQIEYDVELYGAEKKIQLPFVMGVLADLSGKPADPLAPVADRKFLEFDVDNFDSRMKAMKPRAAFAVENSLTGEGDLKVELTFENMEDFSPAAVARKVGALNKLLEARTQLSNLVTYMDGKGGAEELLAKVLEDPALLQTLAASKKPEDSAPAA from the coding sequence ATGGCCAAGAGCAGTCAGAAATTCATCGCCCGCAACCGGGCGCCACGCGTGCAGATCGAATACGACGTGGAACTCTACGGCGCCGAGAAGAAGATCCAGCTGCCATTCGTCATGGGCGTGCTGGCGGATCTGTCCGGCAAGCCGGCCGATCCGCTCGCCCCGGTGGCCGATCGCAAGTTCCTGGAGTTCGACGTCGACAACTTCGACTCGCGCATGAAGGCCATGAAGCCGCGCGCCGCCTTTGCCGTGGAGAACTCGCTGACCGGCGAAGGCGACCTGAAGGTCGAGCTCACCTTCGAGAACATGGAGGACTTCTCCCCCGCCGCCGTCGCCCGCAAAGTCGGCGCGCTCAACAAGCTGCTCGAGGCACGCACGCAGCTGTCGAACCTTGTGACGTATATGGACGGCAAGGGCGGCGCGGAAGAACTGCTCGCCAAGGTGCTCGAGGATCCTGCGCTGCTGCAGACGCTGGCCGCCAGCAAGAAGCCCGAAGACAGCGCGCCCGCCGCCTGA
- a CDS encoding TIGR02270 family protein encodes MNGATPGPTLAHVLAEHADEASFLWLQRASAVHAPNYSPQQFADLDERLAAHVDGLRVAGEDGWQHALALTDNEGPEDFFVAAVLAIEAVDGRFDDLVERAKDLPEVVPGLISAIGWTEPDRLGGRVKTLLEDASPLRQKLGVAACALHRRDPGALLGQLLVDAPDSVRIRALRAAGELGRADLLPQAQALLGEVKPELRFWAAWAAVLLGDRAQALDALAAFALRSGPRQPRAFQLALQAVDVVPGHALLLDSGALPEVQRLRVIGSGFIGDARYVPWLIEQMAQPATARIAAEAFVTITGVDFNLEQMETMPPDGFEDGPTDDPDDENVELPEDIALPWPSIDKVRAWWGKNGARFAPGVRLFMGQPVSVEGCTNVLREGFQRQRVAAALHLCLQEPRAPLFATSAPAWRQRRWLESVA; translated from the coding sequence GTGAATGGGGCGACTCCGGGGCCGACGCTGGCGCATGTGCTCGCCGAGCACGCCGACGAAGCCTCCTTCCTCTGGCTCCAGCGCGCGAGCGCGGTCCACGCGCCCAACTATTCGCCCCAGCAATTCGCCGACCTTGACGAACGCCTCGCCGCCCACGTCGATGGCCTGCGCGTTGCCGGCGAGGATGGCTGGCAGCATGCGCTCGCATTGACGGACAACGAAGGCCCGGAAGATTTCTTCGTCGCCGCAGTGCTCGCCATCGAAGCAGTCGATGGTCGCTTTGACGATCTGGTCGAGCGCGCCAAGGACTTGCCCGAGGTCGTGCCTGGCTTGATCTCCGCCATCGGCTGGACGGAGCCGGATCGTCTCGGCGGGCGCGTGAAGACTTTGCTCGAAGACGCTTCGCCGCTGCGGCAAAAGCTCGGCGTTGCGGCTTGTGCGCTGCATCGGCGCGATCCGGGGGCGTTGCTCGGGCAACTGCTCGTGGATGCGCCCGACAGCGTGCGCATCCGCGCGCTGCGGGCGGCCGGCGAGCTGGGCCGAGCCGACCTGTTGCCGCAGGCGCAGGCGCTGCTCGGCGAGGTCAAGCCAGAGCTGCGCTTCTGGGCCGCATGGGCGGCAGTGCTGCTGGGCGACCGGGCGCAGGCGCTCGATGCGCTCGCGGCTTTTGCGCTGAGGAGCGGGCCGCGTCAGCCGCGCGCCTTCCAGCTGGCGCTGCAGGCCGTGGATGTGGTGCCGGGCCACGCGCTGCTGCTCGACAGCGGCGCGTTGCCCGAAGTGCAGCGCTTGCGCGTCATCGGTTCGGGCTTCATCGGCGACGCGCGCTACGTGCCCTGGCTGATCGAGCAGATGGCGCAGCCGGCCACGGCGCGCATTGCGGCCGAAGCGTTCGTCACCATCACCGGCGTGGATTTCAACCTGGAGCAGATGGAAACCATGCCGCCCGATGGCTTCGAAGACGGGCCGACCGACGACCCCGACGACGAGAACGTCGAGCTCCCCGAAGACATTGCCTTGCCCTGGCCGAGCATCGACAAGGTTCGCGCATGGTGGGGGAAGAACGGCGCGCGCTTTGCACCCGGGGTGCGGCTCTTCATGGGGCAGCCGGTTTCCGTTGAAGGTTGCACGAACGTGCTGCGCGAGGGTTTCCAGCGGCAGCGCGTGGCGGCCGCGCTGCACCTGTGCCTGCAGGAGCCGCGCGCGCCGCTGTTCGCCACCAGCGCGCCCGCCTGGCGGCAGCGGCGCTGGCTCGAAAGCGTGGCGTGA
- the tssC gene encoding type VI secretion system contractile sheath large subunit, with protein sequence MADALEQQSALKDVAYAGSDFSSLLQKEFKPRSDEAKSAVEAAVLTLAQQALSNSTVIGKDVTKSIQAMIAAIDAKLTDQVNKIIHHPDYQKLESAWRGLHYMVNNTETDENLKIRVMDISKQDLAKNLKKFKGAAWDQSPMFKKIYEQEYGQFGGEPFGAIVGDYHFDQSPPDVELLGEMAKIAASAHAPFITGASPNLMQMESWQELANPRDLTKIFLTPEYAGWRSLRESDDSKYLGLCMPRFLARTPYGANTNPVEEFDFEEDTAGADHSKYAWANAAYAMATNINRSYKLYGWGSRIRGIESGGAVENLPLHTFPSDDGGVDQKCPTEIAISDRREAELSKAGLLSMIHRKNSDFAAFIGAQSLNKPAEYDDPDATANANLAARLPYLFACNRFAHYLKCIVRDKVGSFKEREDMQRWLNKWIMNYVDGDPANSSEITKSQKPLAAAEVVVEEVEGNPGYYTSKFFLRPHYQLEGLTVSLRLVSKLPTAKGAG encoded by the coding sequence ATGGCCGACGCACTCGAACAACAGAGCGCACTGAAAGACGTTGCCTATGCGGGGAGCGACTTCTCGTCGCTGCTGCAGAAGGAATTCAAGCCGCGCAGCGACGAAGCCAAGAGCGCCGTCGAAGCCGCGGTGCTCACGCTCGCGCAGCAGGCGCTCTCCAACAGCACCGTGATCGGCAAGGACGTGACCAAGTCGATCCAGGCCATGATCGCCGCGATCGACGCCAAGCTCACGGACCAGGTCAACAAGATCATTCACCACCCCGACTACCAGAAGCTCGAGAGTGCTTGGCGCGGCCTGCACTACATGGTGAACAACACCGAGACCGACGAGAACCTCAAGATCCGCGTGATGGACATCTCCAAGCAGGATCTGGCCAAGAACCTGAAGAAGTTCAAGGGCGCGGCGTGGGACCAGAGCCCGATGTTCAAGAAGATCTACGAACAGGAGTACGGCCAGTTCGGCGGCGAGCCCTTCGGTGCCATCGTCGGCGACTACCACTTCGACCAGAGCCCGCCGGATGTGGAACTGCTCGGCGAGATGGCCAAGATCGCCGCCTCCGCGCATGCGCCCTTCATCACCGGCGCGAGCCCCAACCTGATGCAGATGGAATCGTGGCAGGAGCTCGCCAACCCGCGCGACCTGACCAAGATCTTTCTCACGCCCGAATACGCCGGCTGGCGCAGCCTGCGCGAGTCGGACGACTCCAAGTACCTGGGGCTGTGCATGCCGCGCTTCCTGGCGCGCACGCCCTATGGCGCCAACACCAATCCGGTGGAGGAGTTCGACTTCGAGGAAGACACCGCCGGCGCCGACCACAGCAAGTACGCCTGGGCCAATGCGGCCTATGCCATGGCGACCAACATCAACCGCTCGTACAAGCTCTACGGCTGGGGTTCGCGCATCCGCGGCATCGAGTCGGGCGGCGCGGTGGAAAACCTGCCGCTGCACACCTTCCCGAGCGACGACGGCGGCGTGGACCAGAAGTGCCCCACCGAGATCGCGATCAGCGACCGGCGCGAGGCCGAGCTCTCCAAGGCCGGGCTGCTGTCGATGATCCACCGCAAGAATTCCGACTTTGCGGCCTTCATCGGCGCGCAGTCGCTGAACAAGCCCGCCGAGTACGACGACCCGGACGCCACCGCCAATGCCAACCTGGCGGCCCGCCTGCCCTATCTCTTTGCCTGCAACCGCTTTGCGCATTACCTCAAGTGCATCGTGCGCGACAAGGTCGGCAGCTTCAAGGAGCGCGAGGACATGCAGCGCTGGCTCAACAAATGGATCATGAACTACGTCGACGGCGATCCGGCCAATTCGTCGGAGATCACGAAGTCGCAAAAGCCGCTGGCGGCCGCCGAAGTGGTGGTGGAAGAGGTCGAGGGCAACCCGGGCTACTACACCTCCAAGTTCTTCCTGCGCCCGCACTACCAGCTCGAAGGCCTCACGGTCTCGCTGCGGCTGGTTTCCAAGCTGCCCACGGCCAAGGGAGCCGGCTGA